A window of Deltaproteobacteria bacterium genomic DNA:
AATTTTATCTAGACCATAGCCAAGTTCTTTTTTCATTCTTTTATCAAGAATATGAAACAAAGACAGATATCTAGCAGCCCCGTTTTCAATATTCCCCTCAGAAAATTTCAAATTTGGCATAATATATTTGCCATTAATGTCTTCTGAAAATCCATTACTTACGACAGCAAATACTTCTTCTGGCTTATTATTTAATGAACAAGATCCGCCCGACATACCCGCTGATGAGGCTAAGTTTGTACTTAAACCATATTTCTGGTGATTATCAAAAATACGTGCATTCTTTTGTTCCCATAGAAATTCTGCTCCAGAACAATTGCCATATGTTTTATCCACCGCATGTGATGGTGATCCCTGACATGAAATTTTTTCTCCTATATTTGGGTTTATGGAGGAAAATGATTTAGGATCTCTTACAACAATTTTTTTAAAATTATCATCAGCTTTTTCCAGTTTTAAAATTACCAAATCATTATGTCCCTTAAAGGTTCTAACTTGTTTATTCCCATTTAATGTTTTTAACTCAAAATCTTCTTTTTCGTTAGTCATCTTAAAAAACACTTTAGCATTAACTGAACCAAGTCCGGAATTTCCACCCCTTTCAAATTTGATTTTACCATTAAATTCATTATAATCTCTGTCATTTACTGACACATCTAAAGATTCAAACAAAACATGTGCAGAAGTTATAACACAACTCTTTCCAATTTTAAAACCTGATCCAATTCTTAGCTGACCACCATTAGAACTACTAATTACTACATTTCCTACTGTGTTATATTCAATTTGACCATTTTGGTTTGTTGGGTTAATAGGTTTCATAGCACGGGAAGCCTTCATTTTTTGTATTTCAGGTTTATAATCACTGCTTATAGATTCATATCTTGAATCATCGCCAAGTAAACTTTCAACTTCATCTGCAAGTAATATAACTCGCCTAATGGCTTCATTATTATAATCACAAGCTCTTGATTGTGTGCTTAAAACTTGTATCAATGTGAGAATGATGATTAAAGTTTTCATTTTGGCTCCCTTTAAGCGTCTTTTGTATTTATATTCATACAATAATAAAGCCTGTCTCAAATGGATATTAATTTGTTGAAATCTAAAATATTACAATTGGTACATTTTTTGTTAAAAATAGGAACCCATTTTACGCCCACAGAGACCTTTTTTGTCTGTCTCCCCCTCGAAATTCAATAGTAAAAATTGAAAGTAATTACTAAGTAACAGTCTGTTGTTATGTTACTCATTAACTCATTACTAAGAAAACATCTGCAGCCTAACGTCGCCAAACAAAGTACTTATTGAAAAAAGTCGGTCAAATCAAATTATTGTGTTTAAAAATAGCCCATCAAAACAATCAGATGATTAAGTCGACTAAAGAAGTCAAGTTTGAACAATCAGAAATATTTGTTCAGTGTCTACGTATTGAAATCAAGAATTGAAAGTATATTTCATGCAACCAAAAAGGGGGGGTAAAGGATTCCGCAGTAAAAAATTACTTCAATAAAAAATTCGGTAAGACAAATAGCACTTTATTAGTTCTATTCGAAAAAGTTTGTAATGGTAAGAACAGATTAATCAGCAAAAGTATGAATAAAATACAGGGATGGGGGTTAATATTTTATCGATAACCAAGAACTCATTTGTTTCTTTACTGTTTTTCAGAAATTGTCTCTTTTTTTTAGAAAATACTGGCTGTTTTTGACTTCTTAATATAGAAAAAGCCACCAAATCCTTTATTACAAGGGTTATTAAACTAAAAGGGGGAATTATGAATAAATCACTTAGTCAAAATGTTGAATCAGTTTCAATTACTGCAGAAAAAAAACGTTTAAGGTTTTCAAAGTATTTTGCAACCTCATCATTAATTTCATGGATATTAGTATCAATTGTTTTTACTATTTCAGTCTCTGCAAACGCAGCTACAAAAATCAAATAGACCCTATGAAGCAAGAACTGCAGTTTTTTGAAAATATTATATACAATGAAAAATATTTCTCGGCAGAGAAATCAGAGGAAGCAGTTCTAATGCTACATGGATATCCTTCACCAGAAGGAAAAAATGAATACATTGCTGAATTTATCTCTTCTTATCTTAAAAAAGATGTTTTTCTAATTCACTACGCAGGGTTAGGAAAAAGTAATTTAAACTTTTCCTTTCCGAAATCAATCGAGGATTCTATTAACTACTTTAATTGTTTAAATGAAATTAAAAAATATAAATCCTTTTATTTGATAGGTCACTCTTGGGGGGGGCTCATAGCCTTAAATATAATTAAGCATGTTAATACTAATAATATTAAGTCAGTTCTTTTGCTTTCACCGTACACTTATTTCCCGAGCGGTTGCGACCTCAATCAACTTATTCAACTTGTGTACAATGAGTCTAAAGAATTTTTTAGAGGTTCTTATGCTGAGATGGCGAACCAAGTTCAAGAAATTATTTTACATTATCAACCACAATTGTTTCTCGATAAACTTAAATCATTTACTGGGGTTATAAACATCATTCAAGCAGCAAATGATATTGAAGTATTGCCTTCAAATACTAAATTGTTTTTTGATTCACTTTCTAATAGGGCTAGTTATTTTGAAATTAATTGTGACCATGGTTTTAATCAAAATAGAGAAGATTTGCTATTACTTATTCATGATTTATTAGGTAAATCATGAACTTTATTTCTAGATTTTTAATTTTAAGAAAAGTTAAAGTAAATAATGGATTATTCCTTTTTTCAAAAAATGTTACTATTAAACTTCAAAAAGGGGCTAAATTAATTATAAATAATGGAATTTTTCGTGCTGGTTATTCAATAAGTGATGATTGTTTTTCTTGCTTTGAAAAAACAAATATTTACTTAGATGAGAATTCCATTTTAGAAATTAATGGTGATTTAAACATAGGACCAGGTACCTCCCTAATTTTAAATAAAAATTCACATATGATCTTTGGTGGTTCAAATATTATTGCCCATAATAATACGTTTTTTTGTTTTAGAAAGATTGAATTTGGTAAAAACACATGTACTTCGTGGAATTGTCAGTTCATGGATTCTGATGGTCATGATCTTTATTCCGCAAGAAATGGAGGCCATTTTCTAAAACCGCTATATAAGCCTCTAGTTGTCAAAGAAAATGTCGGTTTCCAAATGAATGTAACTATACCCAGAGGAATTACAATCGGAAAAAATGCATTAATATCTACAGGAGCCATTTTGAGAGAAGATATTCCCGCTGAATCGCTTGTTATAGTAGAGCAAAACTTAAAAATAAAAAAAGGAATTATGACTCCTTATGGAAAAGAAATTAATTAAAACACAAGCCGTAGCAATAGCATTAACTTCAGTGGGTTTAATGTTTTTTGTGTTAAGTGCGTTTCAATATCAATCAGAAGTATTTTTTAATTTGCTGATTTCAACTCGAATTTTAGTAGTTTTTACTGGGTTTTCGTTGTCGGCTTTATTGTTTTTTAATAAGATAAATTCAAGTAAAATTGAAACGTATTTCTTTTTATTTTGTTTAATTATGCAGGCATTTCATGGAATTATTGAAGGCTCAAATTCAATTTCCTTTTACTCTTTCACTGGTCCATGGCTGATATTAAGTTCCCTATCTTTAAGAGAGACCTTTAAAAGTTGGTTAAAGTTCACATTTCCAACTCAATTAACGGGTTTCATTGTTCCTTTGTTTTTTAAAAATCCAAAATATTTTACGTCAATTGGTCATTTTATCGATAATTTTAGCCTTCCCGTTTCAGGTATGCTCGTAGGACTAGTATTAGCTAAAATTACGTCAGATCGTTTCGAAGCTGTAATTAGTAATGTTGAAACCCAAAAAAAGCTTAATGATCTATTAGCCAAAGATTTAAATCGAGAAATCGAAATGAGATCAATTATTGAGTCAGAATTAACTTTGGTAAAAAATGAAGTTGAGAAAGCGGCCGGATTAAAGATCATGGCAGAAATAGCCTCCCAAGTCTCTCATGATATTCGATCGCCACTTTCAGTTCTTAATATGATTATTTCTCAAATTACAAATATTTCAGAAGAAAAACGAATCTTATTAAGGACCTCTGTTAACAGAATTAATGATATTGCCAACACTTTATTAGAACGCTCTAAAGCGCAAGTAACAAATTATTCGACGAATTCGTCTCAAAATTCAGGGCGTGCTTCAGGTGCAGATTATAAACTTGAGGTCGAACTGATTCCGCCGTTAATTGAATCGATTGTTTCGGAAAAAAGGGCGCAGTATAGGGATAAAACAAATATTGAATTTGAGTCAGATCTTAAAGATTCATATGGTGCTTTTGCAAAAATTAATGTTGCAGAAATTAAAAGGGTTTTATCAAATTTAATAATAAACTCAGTCGAGTCAATTTCAGAGGCCAATGGTAAAGTGGAACTCAACCTTGTTTTAGAAAATACGTGTTTAACAATTATTGTAAAAGATAACGGTAAAGGGATGCCGGAAGATATCCTTAATCGTTTGGGTGAATTGGGAGTCACCCATGGTAAAGAAGGTTCACAAAGTGGATCAGGACTAGGTTTATATCATGCAAAACAGACTGTAAACAAATGTGGAGGTGAATTTCTTGTAAAAAGTGAATTAGGAAAGGGCACAATAATAATGTTGAGATTTCCGCGGGTTCAGGCTCCTGCCTGGTTTGTTGAAAGGTTAATTTTGAAACCGAAACAAATCATTATTTCACTTGAT
This region includes:
- a CDS encoding alpha/beta fold hydrolase codes for the protein MKQELQFFENIIYNEKYFSAEKSEEAVLMLHGYPSPEGKNEYIAEFISSYLKKDVFLIHYAGLGKSNLNFSFPKSIEDSINYFNCLNEIKKYKSFYLIGHSWGGLIALNIIKHVNTNNIKSVLLLSPYTYFPSGCDLNQLIQLVYNESKEFFRGSYAEMANQVQEIILHYQPQLFLDKLKSFTGVINIIQAANDIEVLPSNTKLFFDSLSNRASYFEINCDHGFNQNREDLLLLIHDLLGKS
- a CDS encoding HAMP domain-containing histidine kinase, coding for MEKKLIKTQAVAIALTSVGLMFFVLSAFQYQSEVFFNLLISTRILVVFTGFSLSALLFFNKINSSKIETYFFLFCLIMQAFHGIIEGSNSISFYSFTGPWLILSSLSLRETFKSWLKFTFPTQLTGFIVPLFFKNPKYFTSIGHFIDNFSLPVSGMLVGLVLAKITSDRFEAVISNVETQKKLNDLLAKDLNREIEMRSIIESELTLVKNEVEKAAGLKIMAEIASQVSHDIRSPLSVLNMIISQITNISEEKRILLRTSVNRINDIANTLLERSKAQVTNYSTNSSQNSGRASGADYKLEVELIPPLIESIVSEKRAQYRDKTNIEFESDLKDSYGAFAKINVAEIKRVLSNLIINSVESISEANGKVELNLVLENTCLTIIVKDNGKGMPEDILNRLGELGVTHGKEGSQSGSGLGLYHAKQTVNKCGGEFLVKSELGKGTIIMLRFPRVQAPAWFVERLILKPKQIIISLDDDCTIHGIWKERIQFLNVIQHQIEFLSFTSGLAFKTWFLKQKELNSFLSLNNYLFLFDYELLNQKQTGLEIIEELEIEERSILITSRYEESFIRSKCQSLKVKLLPKMMASLIPIELANEKEYSKVFSNNEYVNFKTRLEYTLP